DNA sequence from the Streptomyces sp. HUAS 15-9 genome:
CTGCTCGTACTGCGCAGTGGGATGCGGGTCGTCAACCAGGTCGAGCGCGGGGTGGTGTTCCGCTGGGGCAAGGCGCTGCCGTCGTACCGTCATCCCGGCATCACCTTCCTGATCCCGTTCGCCGACCGGATGCGGAAGGTGAACGTGCAGGTGGTCACCATGCCGGTGCCCACCCAGGAGGGCATCACCAAGGACAACGTGTCCGTCAAGGTCGACGCCGTCGTCTACTTCCGGGTGACCGACCCGCTGCGGGCCGCCATCGAGGTGCAGGACTACGTCTTCGCCGTCGGCCAGGTCGCCCAGTCCTCGCTGCGGTCCATCATCGGCAAGAGCGACCTCGACGACCTGCTCACCGACCGCGAGCGGCTGCACGAGGGGCTGGCGCTGATGATCGACAGCCCGGCCGCCGAGTGGGGCATCCACATCGACCGCGTCGAGATCAAGGACGTACAGCTGCCGGAGTCCCTGAAGCGGTCCATGTCCCGGCAGGCCGAGGCGGAGCGCGAGCGGCGCGCCCGGGTCATCACCGCGGACGGTGAGTTCCAGGCCGCGCAGCAGCTCGCCAACGCCTCGCGGATCATGTCGGACACCCCGGAGGCCATGCAACTGCGTCTGCTCCAGACGGTGGTGGAGGTCGCCGCCGAGAAGAACTCCACGCTCGTGATGCCGTTCCCGGTGGAGCTGCTGCGCTACTTCGACCGGGCCGCGCAGAAGCTCGACCCGGGCCTCAACTCGCCGACGGTGCCGGCTCGGACTCCGGCTCCCGCTCCGGCTCCGGAACCCGAGGCCACCGAGCAGCCGTAGCCAGCGCGAGCGTCACCGCGAGCGACGCCGTCGCCATCACCGGCATCGCTGTCGCGGGCGAGGTGAACTGGGCCACCGAACCCGCCAGCGCGGCACTCACGCCCTGCAGGGTCAGCATGCCCGCCGAGTGCAACCCCAGGGCGTGACCCCCGAGTTCGTCCGGAGTCAGCGCCATCAGCCGCTCCTGCTGGACCAGGCTCGCCCCGAAGCCGACGGAGGCGAGGGCGGCGCAGACCGCGGCGGCGGGGACCGCCGGGTGCAGCGCGAAGAGGGTGTACGGCGCGGCCAGCAGCAGGAGCAGCGGGGTCGCCAGCCGGGTGCGCACGGCCGGCGGCACCAGCCGGCCGACGGTCACATCCCCGGCCAGCATGCCCAGCGCCGCGCAGGCGAACAGCGTGCCCGCGGCGCCGGGGTCGTACGACACGAAGAGGGACTCGCAGCCGACGACCAGGCCGTTGGGGATCCACAGGCCCAGGTAGGTCAGGCGGCGGGGGCGGGCGGACCACAGGACGGCGTTGGCGCGCCACGTCGCCGACACCGAGGGACGGCCGCCGGCCCTCGGCGGGCGGGCGGTGAGGCCCAGCCGCAGGCCCAGGGCGGCCGCCAGATACAGCGCCGCCGACAGCAGCAGCGAGGCGCGCGGGGAGAGGACGGCGACCAGCAGGCCGCCGGTCGCGTAGCCGGTGATCTGCATGATCCCGCTCATCATGTTGAACACCGAGCGCCCCAGCAGATAGCCGTCCCTGGGGAGGATCTCGGTCAGCAGCCCCCACCGGACCCCACCGCCCAGCGAGGCGACCAGGCCCAGGACCAGGACGACGGCGAAGACCGCCCCGACCGGCAGACCGGGCAGGGCAAGGGACGCCGTACCGGCCGCGAAGGCCAGGGAGATCCCGGTCAGGGCGGCGCGCGGGGGCAGCCGGTCGGCACCCGAGAGCAGGAAAGCCGCGCCCAGGACCTGGGCCAGCGACGGGCCGAACATGCTCACCGCGGACAGCAGCGGCGACCCGGTCGCCCGGTACACGAGCGTGCCGAGGGCCAGACCGCCGACCGTCTGGGCCACCGTGTGGGCGGCGGAGGCGACGAAGAGCGGGGTGAACTCCGGGGTGCGGAACAGGACTTGGTAGCTGCGCATGCCGGGGAGTCTGCGGTGGCCGCGCGGGCGGTCGTTATTGTTTCGCCCTGGTGCGAAAGGTCGCGGGGAAGGCTGCGGGGAACATCGTGGGGAGGGCCGCGGATGGGCTGGTGGCAGGTGGACGCGGACACGCTCGCGAGCAGCCGGTTCGTCCTCTCCCCCGTCGCCGAGACCTTCGCGTGCCTGAAGCTGCTGCACGCGGCCGAGGGCGCTCACCCCGGGGAGCGGGACTGGCTGCGGGCCCACCTGCCCGGTTACCGGGCCCGGCTGGCGTCAGACCCGGTCACCGCGCTTCTGGTGCGCGCGGGCCTCGGCGCGGACTGGATCGCCGACTTCCTCACGCCCACACCCCGGGACGGCGAGAGCTTCGAGCAGGGCGTGGCACGGGTCCGTGCGGCCCACCCCACCGACGCCCGCGCCCATCTGCGGGTGTCCCTGGCCGGACCGCTGCCGGCCGCCCTGGACCGGGACGACCTGCCGGAGCAGGCGGCCACGCTCCTGGAGTACGTCTGGGAGGAGACCGTACGACCGTACTGGCAGCGGCGTCGGCGCGTCCTGGAGGCCGATGTGGTCGCGCGGACGGCACAGGTGAGCCGGGGCGGCTGGGCGGCCGCGCTGGACTCGATCCGGCCGGGGCGGACGCGGTGGCTCGGGGACAGCAGGCTCCAGGTGAACCGGCACGAGTACCCGCCGCGCGAGATCTCCGGTGCCGAACTGGTCTTCGTCCCGGTGACGCCACAGCGACACGGGTGGGTGTCGTGGGAGGAGCGGGACAGGTACGCGCTGATCTACCCGTGCGCGGGCGTGCTCGCCGACGGCGGCGCCGCGCCCGTGCCCGCGAGCCTGGGCGCGCTGCTCGGAACGGCACGGGCCGGAGTACTGGTACTGCTCGACTC
Encoded proteins:
- a CDS encoding MFS transporter, with the translated sequence MRSYQVLFRTPEFTPLFVASAAHTVAQTVGGLALGTLVYRATGSPLLSAVSMFGPSLAQVLGAAFLLSGADRLPPRAALTGISLAFAAGTASLALPGLPVGAVFAVVLVLGLVASLGGGVRWGLLTEILPRDGYLLGRSVFNMMSGIMQITGYATGGLLVAVLSPRASLLLSAALYLAAALGLRLGLTARPPRAGGRPSVSATWRANAVLWSARPRRLTYLGLWIPNGLVVGCESLFVSYDPGAAGTLFACAALGMLAGDVTVGRLVPPAVRTRLATPLLLLLAAPYTLFALHPAVPAAAVCAALASVGFGASLVQQERLMALTPDELGGHALGLHSAGMLTLQGVSAALAGSVAQFTSPATAMPVMATASLAVTLALATAARWPRVPEPEREPESEPAPSAS
- a CDS encoding ArsR/SmtB family transcription factor, translating into MGWWQVDADTLASSRFVLSPVAETFACLKLLHAAEGAHPGERDWLRAHLPGYRARLASDPVTALLVRAGLGADWIADFLTPTPRDGESFEQGVARVRAAHPTDARAHLRVSLAGPLPAALDRDDLPEQAATLLEYVWEETVRPYWQRRRRVLEADVVARTAQVSRGGWAAALDSIRPGRTRWLGDSRLQVNRHEYPPREISGAELVFVPVTPQRHGWVSWEERDRYALIYPCAGVLADGGAAPVPASLGALLGTARAGVLVLLDSPLSTTQLTAVTGQGLGSVGRHLKVLLDAGLVERRRAGRSVLYSRTAAGEVLVEAGSRGREPSAHRSPPGHLPELASAYDDY
- a CDS encoding slipin family protein, with the translated sequence MEGTVVAVVLVAVLALLVLRSGMRVVNQVERGVVFRWGKALPSYRHPGITFLIPFADRMRKVNVQVVTMPVPTQEGITKDNVSVKVDAVVYFRVTDPLRAAIEVQDYVFAVGQVAQSSLRSIIGKSDLDDLLTDRERLHEGLALMIDSPAAEWGIHIDRVEIKDVQLPESLKRSMSRQAEAERERRARVITADGEFQAAQQLANASRIMSDTPEAMQLRLLQTVVEVAAEKNSTLVMPFPVELLRYFDRAAQKLDPGLNSPTVPARTPAPAPAPEPEATEQP